Proteins encoded in a region of the Gammaproteobacteria bacterium genome:
- the pabC gene encoding aminodeoxychorismate lyase: MSATLINGETTTCIPVSDRAFQYGDGVFETIRISRRTPTLWSLHLKRLLAGCQYLGIPVDARLIEAELFQLLATNPSDGIAKLLISRGSGGRGYQPPAVTEPLRIAQFYPLPAELDLRRDSGIRTRLCSHPISRNGSLTRFKHLCRLDQVIASGELSEAFPEGIMLTEDEQVIEGTRSNLFLVSGGELVTPSLQEAGIHGVMREYLINRFAGGDVSVNEVKQEIVSLETLRSASELFFCNSVFGIWPVTELQLVDGPIPYAIGPFAQRAGEFVDDAFVLEN, translated from the coding sequence GTGTCAGCTACTCTGATCAACGGCGAAACCACTACCTGTATACCGGTTTCTGACCGGGCCTTCCAGTATGGCGATGGGGTATTCGAAACGATTCGAATTAGCCGGCGAACCCCGACCCTGTGGTCATTGCATCTGAAGAGATTGCTCGCCGGTTGCCAGTATCTGGGTATTCCGGTCGATGCACGATTGATTGAGGCAGAACTCTTCCAATTGTTAGCAACCAATCCCTCCGACGGCATCGCGAAACTGTTGATATCCCGAGGTAGCGGAGGGCGAGGCTACCAGCCACCCGCGGTGACAGAACCGCTCCGGATTGCACAATTTTATCCTCTCCCGGCAGAGTTGGATTTGCGCAGAGACAGCGGTATCCGAACGCGACTGTGCTCCCATCCCATTTCCCGCAACGGCTCGCTGACCCGCTTCAAGCACCTGTGCAGGCTGGACCAGGTGATTGCCAGTGGAGAACTTTCCGAGGCATTTCCTGAAGGTATAATGCTCACCGAGGATGAACAGGTAATCGAAGGCACCCGCAGCAACTTATTTCTGGTCTCAGGCGGTGAGCTTGTTACTCCTTCTTTACAGGAGGCCGGCATTCACGGTGTGATGCGGGAATACCTGATTAACCGGTTCGCCGGGGGGGATGTCTCTGTCAATGAAGTCAAACAGGAGATAGTCAGCCTTGAGACCCTTCGCAGTGCGTCGGAGCTGTTCTTCTGTAACAGTGTATTTGGTATCTGGCCGGTTACCGAACTACAGCTTGTGGACGGACCTATTCCTTATGCAATCGGGCCCTTTGCACAAAGAGCAGGCGAATTTGTAGATGATGCCTTTGTTTTGGAAAACTAG
- the fabF gene encoding beta-ketoacyl-ACP synthase II, which produces MNGRRVVVTGMGLLTPVGNDVESSWQAIKSGQSGINPIEHFDTSEFTTRFGGSIKNFDSSQYMPAREARRMDVFIQYGMAAGAQAVKDAGLEDCNIDPQRVGVAVGSGIGGISSIEETSYLVRTEGPRKISPFFVPGSIINMISGMLSIRFGYQGPNIAITTACTTGTHNIGIAASMIASSQADVMLAGGAEMSCSRVGLGGFCAARALSTRNDDPTRASRPWDRNRDGFVLSDGAGVLVLEEYEHARARGARVYAELVGFGMSGDAYHMTSPPEGGAGAAQCMKNALASAALAPEQVDYINAHGTSTLAGDSAETAAIKTVFGEHAYRLCVSSTKSMIGHLLGAAGAVEAIVSILTIRDNVVSPTINLDDPDDGCDLDYVPHQAKERQVDVAISNSFGFGGTNGSLIFARLN; this is translated from the coding sequence GTGAACGGTAGAAGAGTGGTGGTAACTGGCATGGGCCTGCTTACCCCGGTTGGTAATGACGTGGAATCGTCCTGGCAAGCCATCAAGAGTGGGCAGAGCGGCATTAATCCCATCGAGCATTTCGATACGTCAGAGTTCACCACGCGCTTCGGCGGATCTATCAAGAATTTCGACAGTAGCCAGTACATGCCGGCACGAGAAGCACGGCGCATGGATGTTTTCATTCAGTATGGTATGGCCGCTGGAGCCCAGGCAGTCAAGGATGCTGGCCTGGAAGATTGCAATATCGATCCTCAGCGGGTTGGTGTGGCTGTGGGTTCCGGAATCGGTGGCATCAGTTCCATCGAAGAAACTTCTTACCTGGTCAGAACCGAAGGGCCCAGGAAAATTTCACCGTTTTTTGTACCTGGTTCCATAATCAACATGATCAGCGGCATGCTGTCTATCCGCTTCGGTTATCAGGGCCCCAATATTGCTATCACAACTGCCTGCACGACAGGAACTCACAACATCGGCATTGCTGCCAGTATGATCGCCAGCAGTCAGGCTGATGTCATGCTGGCTGGCGGTGCTGAAATGTCCTGCTCCCGGGTCGGGCTGGGTGGGTTCTGCGCAGCACGCGCTTTGTCCACCCGCAACGATGATCCGACCCGGGCCAGTCGGCCCTGGGACCGCAACCGTGATGGTTTTGTGCTGAGTGATGGCGCGGGCGTGCTGGTCCTGGAGGAATATGAGCACGCCAGGGCGCGCGGTGCCCGTGTTTATGCCGAACTGGTCGGTTTTGGTATGAGCGGTGACGCTTACCACATGACTTCGCCGCCAGAGGGCGGAGCCGGTGCAGCACAGTGCATGAAAAACGCCCTGGCCAGTGCGGCCCTGGCTCCTGAGCAGGTCGATTACATCAATGCCCATGGCACATCGACACTGGCTGGCGATAGCGCTGAGACTGCAGCTATCAAGACCGTATTCGGTGAGCATGCTTACAGACTGTGCGTCAGTTCGACCAAGTCCATGATTGGTCACCTGCTCGGTGCGGCAGGTGCGGTGGAAGCTATCGTTTCCATCCTGACCATTCGGGATAATGTCGTATCGCCAACTATTAATCTGGACGACCCTGACGACGGCTGCGATCTTGACTATGTGCCTCATCAGGCCAAGGAACGGCAGGTCGATGTGGCCATCAGCAACTCCTTCGGCTTCGGTGGCACCAATGGAAGCCTTATTTTCGCCAGGCTGAACTGA
- the acpP gene encoding acyl carrier protein, protein MSSIEERVKKIVCEQLGVKEEEVKLSASFVEDLGADSLDTVELVMALEEEFETEIPDEEAEKITTVQLAIDYINEHL, encoded by the coding sequence ATGAGTAGCATTGAAGAGCGCGTTAAGAAAATTGTTTGCGAGCAACTTGGCGTAAAAGAGGAAGAGGTCAAACTTTCTGCATCCTTCGTGGAAGACCTTGGCGCTGATTCACTGGATACCGTAGAGCTGGTAATGGCCCTTGAAGAGGAGTTTGAAACAGAAATTCCAGACGAAGAGGCGGAAAAAATCACCACAGTCCAATTGGCAATCGACTACATTAACGAACACCTGTAA
- the fabG gene encoding 3-oxoacyl-ACP reductase FabG, whose product MSEGARVALVTGASRGIGKAIAIELGRQGLTVVGTATSDAGATAISAYLAENAVRGQGLVLDVASDEGVALCLETVTENFDAPQIVVNNAGITRDNLLMRMKASEWEAVINTNLTAMYRVCKGSLKGMTRARWGRIINISSVVGSSGNAGQTNYAASKSGVEGFSRALAKEVGSRGITVNVVAPGFIDTDMTSELPAKQRETLLAQIPLARLGNPEEIAAVVGFLASEKAGYITGETVHVNGGMYMG is encoded by the coding sequence ATGAGCGAAGGTGCACGAGTAGCCCTTGTTACGGGCGCCAGCCGCGGAATCGGCAAGGCAATAGCCATCGAATTGGGCCGCCAGGGACTCACCGTGGTGGGTACCGCAACTTCCGACGCCGGGGCTACCGCCATCTCCGCCTACCTGGCAGAAAATGCTGTTCGCGGCCAGGGACTGGTTCTTGATGTCGCATCTGACGAGGGCGTGGCTCTCTGCCTGGAGACTGTTACGGAGAATTTCGATGCACCGCAGATTGTGGTTAACAATGCGGGAATTACGCGTGACAACCTGTTAATGCGCATGAAGGCATCGGAATGGGAAGCTGTCATCAATACCAACCTGACGGCCATGTATCGTGTGTGTAAAGGCAGTCTGAAAGGTATGACCAGGGCGCGCTGGGGCAGGATCATCAATATCAGTTCAGTGGTTGGCTCCAGTGGTAACGCGGGCCAGACCAATTACGCTGCTTCCAAGTCTGGTGTCGAGGGCTTTTCCAGGGCACTGGCCAAAGAGGTCGGTTCCCGTGGCATAACCGTCAACGTGGTTGCACCCGGATTCATCGATACAGATATGACCAGCGAATTACCCGCGAAACAGCGAGAGACGCTGTTGGCACAGATCCCTCTGGCCAGATTGGGTAACCCTGAAGAAATCGCGGCAGTGGTCGGTTTTCTTGCATCAGAGAAAGCCGGATACATCACTGGCGAGACAGTGCACGTCAATGGTGGTATGTACATGGGCTAA
- the fabD gene encoding ACP S-malonyltransferase — MHKFGFVFPGQGSQKLGMLADLASQYQSVEATFAEASDAVGLDLWEICQRDASNNLDQTHITQPALLAASVAVWRLWKENGAPDPAIMAGHSLGEYSALVCAGVIDFTDAVRLVHKRGQYMQQAVPAGSGAMAAIVGLEDYQIREICQQVADGQIVSPANFNSLGQTVIAGESDAVERAMAACKEAGAKRALPLKVSVPSHCALMQPAADRLASDLEALAFRPAIIPVVQNVNAELATEAESIKQNLLNQLHQPVLWVDSIRLIHQGGIKLLVECGPGKVLCGLIKRIEPGISCFGSDDCQSFQQAREEVSG; from the coding sequence ATGCATAAATTCGGATTCGTTTTTCCTGGGCAGGGCTCTCAGAAACTGGGCATGCTGGCGGATTTGGCCAGCCAGTACCAGTCAGTGGAGGCCACTTTTGCGGAGGCATCCGATGCTGTTGGGCTGGACCTGTGGGAAATCTGCCAGCGCGATGCCAGTAACAATCTCGATCAGACGCACATAACCCAGCCAGCCCTTCTGGCAGCTTCCGTAGCTGTCTGGCGGCTCTGGAAAGAGAATGGTGCGCCGGACCCCGCCATCATGGCCGGGCACAGCCTTGGGGAATACTCGGCCCTGGTGTGCGCCGGTGTTATCGACTTTACCGATGCGGTGCGCCTGGTCCATAAACGCGGCCAGTACATGCAGCAGGCCGTGCCGGCAGGCAGTGGCGCCATGGCTGCAATCGTAGGGCTGGAAGACTATCAGATTCGTGAGATCTGCCAGCAGGTAGCTGACGGGCAGATCGTCTCCCCGGCAAATTTTAATTCCCTGGGCCAGACCGTTATTGCGGGTGAATCCGATGCCGTCGAACGAGCGATGGCCGCCTGCAAAGAGGCCGGCGCCAAGCGGGCACTACCCCTAAAGGTAAGTGTTCCCTCGCACTGCGCGCTGATGCAACCCGCGGCGGATAGACTGGCCAGCGACCTCGAAGCACTGGCATTCAGGCCCGCCATCATTCCGGTGGTACAGAACGTCAATGCGGAGCTGGCCACAGAGGCCGAAAGTATCAAGCAGAATCTGCTGAACCAGTTACATCAACCGGTATTGTGGGTTGACAGTATCCGGTTAATCCATCAGGGCGGCATCAAGCTGCTGGTTGAATGCGGCCCGGGCAAAGTTCTCTGTGGTCTGATAAAACGAATCGAGCCCGGCATTTCCTGCTTTGGCAGCGATGACTGCCAGAGCTTTCAACAGGCCCGTGAAGAGGTTTCAGGCTAA
- the plsX gene encoding phosphate acyltransferase PlsX, translated as MSYRKRIAIDAMGGDLGPRVTVPAALRALASYPDLHLILVGDSTRIGGLLSSAGGDFESDRLTVLHTETVVHDEDKPTRVLRDKTESSMYLAVQLVQRGEAQACVSAGNTGALLLSGRHLLKTIPGIEKPAILATIPGASRNCYLLDVGANVDCKAGQLFQFAVMGSVLAESLGGLKQARVALLNIGVEEYKGSEQVKAAAALLEASDSLNYIGFVEGSALFEGIADVVVCDGFVGNVTIKSSAGVVRVINQKLSEIASASGDNQQGALAQARMIGELQRRVDPSQFNGASLLGLQGGIIKSHGNATAEGFTYAIERAIKEAESDVPGLIAEKVGNIVGMVT; from the coding sequence TTGAGTTACCGCAAACGCATAGCTATTGATGCGATGGGCGGTGACCTCGGTCCCCGAGTCACCGTTCCGGCAGCCCTTCGGGCACTGGCATCTTACCCGGACCTGCACCTGATCCTGGTTGGCGACAGTACCCGGATTGGAGGGCTTTTGTCGTCTGCTGGGGGTGACTTCGAGTCAGACCGGCTGACTGTGCTGCACACAGAGACTGTTGTGCACGACGAGGACAAGCCCACCCGGGTATTGCGGGATAAGACTGAGTCTTCCATGTACCTGGCTGTGCAGCTTGTGCAGCGCGGCGAGGCCCAGGCCTGCGTCAGCGCCGGGAACACCGGTGCGCTGTTGTTGTCCGGTCGACACCTGCTCAAGACCATACCTGGCATTGAGAAACCGGCAATCCTGGCCACCATACCAGGGGCCAGCAGAAATTGTTACCTGCTTGACGTCGGGGCCAACGTAGACTGCAAGGCCGGGCAGCTGTTCCAGTTCGCTGTGATGGGTTCGGTACTGGCGGAATCCCTGGGTGGATTAAAGCAGGCCAGAGTGGCCCTGTTGAACATCGGTGTAGAAGAGTACAAGGGCAGCGAACAGGTTAAGGCTGCTGCTGCGTTGCTGGAAGCCAGCGATTCGCTCAACTATATTGGCTTTGTGGAAGGCAGTGCCCTGTTTGAGGGAATTGCCGATGTGGTGGTATGCGACGGCTTTGTCGGTAATGTCACGATTAAGTCCAGCGCGGGAGTGGTGCGGGTCATCAACCAGAAGCTGTCGGAAATCGCCAGCGCCAGTGGTGATAATCAGCAGGGAGCACTGGCGCAGGCAAGAATGATCGGCGAGTTGCAGCGGCGGGTAGATCCCAGTCAGTTCAATGGTGCAAGTCTACTGGGATTACAGGGCGGCATTATAAAGAGTCATGGCAACGCCACCGCAGAGGGATTTACCTATGCGATTGAGCGAGCGATCAAAGAAGCTGAAAGCGACGTGCCTGGTTTGATAGCGGAAAAAGTCGGCAATATTGTCGGCATGGTGACTTAA
- the rpmF gene encoding 50S ribosomal protein L32, with protein sequence MAVQKSKVTRSRRNMRRSHDSLSGPTLSTDKTSGEVHRRHHITADGFYKGKKVLDLGDE encoded by the coding sequence ATGGCAGTTCAAAAGAGCAAGGTTACCCGGTCGAGGCGCAACATGCGACGTAGCCACGACAGCCTGTCCGGACCCACTTTATCCACTGACAAAACCTCCGGTGAGGTACATCGTCGGCATCACATCACTGCCGATGGTTTTTACAAGGGTAAAAAGGTGCTTGATCTCGGCGACGAGTGA
- a CDS encoding YceD family protein — MSEAPLPAYVDARKAFAQKLSIAGQIELRKLERVAACTAEADGKVNAELSFSTDSAGRRRIRGEVSARLTLVCQRCLEPVAEEIRETVDLVLVPDEAAAEALSTEFDPWITEDHRIFLADLLDEQLLLGMPIVSYHKDGPCSENTRVEVKAEPGTENLGKEEAAEADSSNPFAVLAKLKLD; from the coding sequence ATGTCAGAAGCCCCCCTTCCAGCCTATGTCGATGCGCGAAAGGCTTTCGCCCAGAAACTGTCGATTGCGGGTCAAATCGAGCTGAGGAAGCTCGAAAGGGTGGCGGCTTGTACGGCGGAGGCTGACGGTAAGGTCAACGCTGAGCTGAGTTTCAGTACTGACAGCGCCGGACGCCGTCGAATCAGGGGTGAGGTTTCAGCACGGTTAACATTGGTCTGCCAGCGCTGTCTGGAACCGGTAGCCGAGGAAATCAGGGAAACAGTCGATCTGGTACTGGTACCTGATGAGGCGGCAGCAGAAGCGCTCAGCACGGAGTTCGACCCGTGGATTACCGAGGATCATCGAATTTTCCTTGCTGACCTGCTGGATGAGCAATTGTTGCTGGGAATGCCGATAGTCAGCTATCACAAGGACGGACCCTGCAGCGAAAACACCCGGGTCGAAGTAAAAGCGGAACCAGGGACTGAAAACCTCGGAAAAGAGGAGGCCGCTGAGGCCGATTCCAGCAATCCGTTCGCGGTGCTGGCGAAGTTGAAACTGGATTGA
- a CDS encoding RluA family pseudouridine synthase: protein MSENSQVQLVQVDAETAGQRLDNFLLKVLKGCPKSRVYRIIRKGEVRINRKRAKPDSRLSEGDTVRIPPVRLSERQSPPRPGPSLTALLENSILHEDDNLLVINKPAGLAVHGGSGVKLGLIEAMRQLRPEWHNLELAHRLDRDTSGCLLLSKKMSFLREINSQIKQKSVTKIYCALVLGYWPDGLQVVDAPLQKNHLESGERMVKVDSEGKKALTRFRVIEHIGRLATLVEAELDTGRTHQIRVHCRHAGHPILGDAKYGERNLPAAIGEIKRLCLHASRLEFNYPANGPLYEFQAPLGVDFLAIVKLLRSQQKTARE from the coding sequence ATGTCAGAAAATTCCCAGGTCCAACTGGTGCAGGTGGATGCCGAGACAGCAGGTCAGCGCCTGGACAATTTCCTGTTGAAGGTTTTGAAGGGCTGTCCCAAATCCCGTGTTTATCGCATTATCCGCAAAGGGGAGGTGCGCATAAATCGCAAGCGGGCTAAACCCGACAGTCGCTTAAGTGAGGGGGATACCGTGCGGATCCCGCCAGTGCGGCTCTCTGAGCGTCAGTCGCCCCCCAGGCCCGGTCCTTCGCTTACCGCGCTGCTTGAGAACAGTATTCTGCATGAGGATGACAATTTACTGGTAATTAACAAACCCGCCGGATTAGCGGTTCACGGTGGCTCTGGTGTCAAGCTGGGTTTGATTGAAGCCATGCGCCAACTGCGCCCGGAATGGCATAACCTGGAGTTGGCGCATCGCCTTGACCGCGACACTTCAGGGTGCCTGCTGTTATCGAAAAAAATGAGCTTCCTCAGAGAGATAAACAGTCAAATTAAACAAAAATCTGTAACCAAGATCTATTGTGCGCTAGTGCTTGGTTACTGGCCGGATGGCCTGCAGGTGGTGGATGCACCCCTACAGAAAAACCACCTCGAATCAGGAGAGCGCATGGTAAAGGTGGATTCGGAGGGCAAAAAGGCATTGACGCGGTTCCGCGTTATCGAACATATCGGACGCCTGGCGACACTGGTCGAAGCCGAGTTGGATACCGGTCGAACTCACCAGATCCGGGTGCACTGCCGTCATGCGGGGCATCCCATTCTGGGTGACGCCAAGTACGGCGAGCGCAATCTGCCTGCGGCAATCGGTGAAATCAAGCGCCTGTGCCTGCATGCCTCGCGGCTGGAATTCAACTACCCGGCCAACGGGCCGTTATATGAGTTTCAGGCGCCTCTGGGTGTGGACTTCCTGGCTATCGTCAAACTATTGAGAAGTCAGCAAAAAACTGCCCGGGAATAA